The region CAGACCGTGCCGGGCGCCCTGCCGGACCTGGTCGCCGACGCGGTACTTGCCGTCGCTGCTGTACTGGGTGTGGATGTGGTGGTCACCGGACAGCCAGAGGAAGCCGTTCCGCCTCCGACCGCTCGTGGCGCTGGAGGCGTACGCCGGTGCCGCCGCCCCCTGCGCGAGGACGCCACCGGCGGCGAGTCCCGCGCCGAGCAGCCCCGCGCGGCGCAGCAGCGAGCGGCGCGACTGTTGCTCGGGGGTCAGGGCCTCGTCGGGCACGGAGGGGTCGAACGCGGCGGGAAGCGACTCACTCTCGTGGTCGTGACCGTGGCTGTGGTCGTGCTGGTGACCGTGGTGGTGATGCCCGTGCCCCATGCCTGCCTCCTGAGTCGTGCGCCGCGAGTGCGAGAGCGCGCCACGAGGAGATTCGGTGCGGAACGTGAACGCCGGACGGCGGGCGCGTGATCGGCGGGCGATGGGGGTAAGTCGACTCACCACTTCCACCTCAACTACCCACCCAGGCTCACCCGTAGCTCCGCCCACACGACCTTGTGGGCCGTCCCGATCCGGGGCTCCACACCCCACCGCTCGGCCAGCGCCGCGACGAGCACCAGTCCGCGCCCGCCTTCGCCGTCCGGCTCCCGCAGCACCGGCAGCCGCTCGGTCCGCCCGTCGGCCACCTCCACGCGGACGACGCCGTCGCGCAGCACCAGCCGTACCCGGAAGCTGCGCCCGCGCACGCTCCCGTGCCGTACGGCGTTCGCGGCCAGCTCGGCCACGACCAGGCTCACGTCTTCGCTGGCCTCACTGTCGTACGCGAACCCCCACACGTCCATCCGGTTCGCGACCAGCCGTCGCGCGAGCCGGGCGCCTCGCGGCGTGCAGCTGAAGAGTTGCGTGAACGTACGTACGGTGACTGGTTCTTGGGCCCGGGTGTCTCCTTGCATGGCTCAACGGTCCCGGGTATCACGGGCGTCGACCAGCGACGCCACTCGTACGCCGGGTTCTGTAGGGGTTCACTGTGTGGACAGTACGAGTCACCGTCCGTGACCATAACCGGCATGACCAACAGCACCACGAACGAGCCCGAACCGTCGGACGGTCTGAAGACGTTCGGCCTGGTCCACAAGGCCTGCCGCAAGCGGGCGGGGCTGACGCAGGAGGAGTTCGCTCCCCTGGTGGGGTACCAGCCGTCCACGGTGGCGTCGATCGAACAGGGGAGGCGGTTGCCGCCACGGGCGTATGTGGAGCGGGCGGAGGAGGTGTTGGATGCGTTCGGTGTACTGAGGGCGGCGGCGAAGTACGCGACTCGGCAGCCGGGGTTGGCGTCCTGGTTCCGCGAGTGGGCGGAACTGGAGGAGCAGGCGATCAGTCTCTATACGTTCGAGAACCGGCTGGTGCCGGGGCTGCTCCAGACGGAAGGGTACGCACGCACTCTCTTCAACGAACGAGTACCCGTCCTGACGGACACTCAGATCGAGGCTCAGATCGCCGCTCGCGCGGACCGCCAGCGACTGCTCGCGGAGCGGCCCAACACGGCGTTCGGCTTCATCGTCGAGGAGTACGTCGTCCAGCGGGGAACCGGCGGTTCCGAAGCAACGCGCGAACTGATCGAGCACGTCTTGGCAGTCACAGAACTGCGCAACGTGGAGGTGCAGTTAATGCCGCTGACGCGCCACGTCCACGCCGGTCTCAACGGCCCTATGCAACTGCTGGAGACTCCGGAGAACGAGTGGCTCGGCTACTGCGAGGGACAGGAAAGCGGCCAGCTCATCGCCAATCAGAAAACGATCAGTGTGCTCCACATGCGCTATGCGAAACTGCGTTCACAGGCTCTCGCCCCGGACGATTCCCGGAGCCTGCTGGAGCGGATGCGAGGAGCGCTATGAGCATCACGGAACTGACCTGGTTCAAGAGCAGCTACAGCGGCGACAGCTCTGGCGACTGCGTCGAAGTCGCCACCTGCCCCACCACCATCCACATCCGCGACTCCAAGCACACCCCCGGCCCTCAACTCGCTCTCTCCCCCACCACCTGGACCGAGTTCGTGGAGTTCGCCGCAGGCGAGGGCGTGGACCGGTCCCGCTGAATCCACAGCGCGGCGCCCGCCGCCAGCGCCGTGCCCCCAAGTAGCCACGGCAGCGGACCCGACGGAAGCACCCCGACGACCAGACCACTGAGCGCCGCCACGAGTTGCAGGGCCAGGGACTGGACGGACAACGCGGTGGCGCGCCCGGCGCTGGGGACACGGCGGTGCAGGAGCTCGTTCTCGCTGGGCGCCCCCGCGCCGATGCCGAGGTAGACGAGCGCGTAACCCCCGGCGGCGAGGACCGTGGCGAACGGTGCCGTGGACACCGCCGTGGCGCCGAGCAGAAGCAGCCCGCTCGCCCCGGCGCCGAGGCTCACCATGACCGCGCGCTCGCCACTGCCCGAGAGCCGGGCCGTGAGCGGAGCGAGGTGGCTGCCGACGCCGGAACTGACGAAACCGAGGCAGGCGATGACGGCGTAGAGGACGGCGCCGGACTCCGAGGCGCCGGTGAGGGCGGCAGCGCGGCCGGGGGTGAGGAGTTCGAGCGCGGCCAGGGCGCAGCCCACGGCCCCGGCGCTGAGGAACACGCGCCGGACGAGGACGTCCCGTGCGCCCAGCCGCAGTCCGCCCACGACGGTGGCCGGGATGCCCTGAAGGACGCCGCGGAGGGTGGCCTTCGCGCGGGGCAGCTCGCGCAGGGCGGCCAGGACGTACAGCACGAAGACGACCTCCACCGCCGCGCCGAGGAGCAGCGGGACGGAGAGGGGCAGCACGAGTCCGGAGGTCGCCTCGGAGAGACGCGCCCCGAGGTCGGGGCCGAGTCCGAGGAGCCAGGGCAGGGCGCCGCCGATGAGCGTGCCCGTGGCGAGCGCGGCGGAGGTCGCGAAGCCGCCGCGGGCGAGTCCCGTACGGAGTTCGGCGTCGGGACCGGCGTGGGCGTGGACCGTGTCGACGTACCAGGCCTCGGCGGGGCCGCTGGACAGGGCGCGGGCCGTGCCCATCAGGACCATGCCGAGAGTGAGGACCCAGGCGGTGGTGCCCAGGGCCTGGAGGGTCAGGGCGGTCAGGTTCAGCAGGCCTGCGGCGGCGAGGACGGCGCGGCGGCCGAGTACGTCGGAGAGTCCTCCGGTGGGCAGTTCCAGCGCGGCGGCGGTGAGGGAGTGGGCGGCGAAGAAGCCCGCGATCGCGGCCATGGTCATGCCCCGCTCGGTGAAGAGCAGGATGAGGGGAGCGGTGGACATCCCTGCGGGCAGCCAGAAGAGAACGCAGGCCATGACGTAGCGGCGGCGGGCGGTACATAAGTCCAGCGACCCGGTCATGAACCCGCCCCGTCCTCTGTTCCCGACCCCTCTGCGACCGGCTCCGCCGTTCCCGGCTCGCGCGGCGCCACCGGCAGCCCCGCGGCGACGAACACGACCCGCTCGGCCCGCGGATCCTCCGCGTCGCGCGCGGCCAGTTCCTCCAGCTTCCGGTCGATCGCCTCCGAGAGTTCGGCGAGCGACTCGGGGGTCAGACGGGGCATCAGGTCGGTGATCCCGGCCACCTCCGGCCACTCCGGGCCCAACCGCCCCTCGGCGACGTCCTCCTCGTACCGTACGAGCGAAGCCTCCAGGTGCTCGATCTGACGCCTGCGCGAGAGGCTCAGGAAGTCGCGGCTGGCCGGCGAGGCCTCCATGGCCTTGTTGCTCCAGGAGGTCACGGAGTGCACCGCCTGCCAGCGGCGCTCCCGCCCGTCCCGGTGCGCGGCCTCGGCGACGAACGCGTACTTCGCCAGAACCCGCAGGTGGTAGCTGGTGGAGGCGGACGACTCCCCGGTCCTGACCGCGAGTTCACTCGCGGTGGCCGGGCCGTCCTGCCGCAACATCCCGAGCAGCCGGATACGCAGAGGGTGCGTGAGGGCCTTCAGGGCCCCGGCGTCCCGCTCGGGATCGAGTACGCGTTTGTGCTCGTCGCTGACCATGACGGGAGCCTAGAGCGCCCCGCCCACTTTCCAAAAGTATTTTTGCAGAATTTCTTTGGGAATCAGATGTTGGCGCCGCGTGCCGCCACCCGCCACCGATCCACTTCCACCCCCTGGCGGGCGATCACCAGCTCGTCCGCGAGGTTCACCGGCTGGCAGACGTGGTTGGGGACGACGGCGAGTACCGCGCCGAGGCGGGGGGCGGGGACGCCCTCCGGGAGGTGGACCACGGCATGGTGCTCCCAGAGGGCGGTGATCGTGGCCTCGGGGTACCGCGGGAGGTAGCCGTGGCCGGTCACCCACGCGGAGCGGTCCGCGCCGAGGACCTTGCTGCCCGCGTCGAGGACGAAGCGGTCCGGGGCAGGGACGCTGATGACCGTAGATGCGGCCGCAAGGGCCAGGTCGTCGACACCGCAGCAGCCCATGGCCAGTTGCTGGGCGTCGTTGAAGACGTAGACGCCGGGACGGAGTTCATCCACCGGGCCGGGGCGCCAGCGGCCCGCCGTCGGGGTCGAGCCGCCGCTCAACACCCTTGGTTCCAGGCCCAGTTCACGCAGGGCCTCCGCCGCCTCGGCCAGGGCCCGTTCCTCGTCGCGGGCCGCCCGCTCCCGGGCGTCGGGGTCATGGCCGTATCCGTGCCCGGGGAAGGTGAACGCGCCGAGCACGCTCAGCCCGGCGTCCGACGCGGCGCGAGCCACCCGCCCCGCGTCCGCGGCCGGCACCCCGGTCCGCGCCGTCCCGCAGTCCACCTCGACCAGCACCTCCACCGCGCGGTCGCTCCCGCGCACCGCGTCCCCCAGCCGCCGCGCCGCCTCCACGGAGTCGACGCCGACCCGCAGCGCGACCACGTCGGCCAGTCC is a window of Streptomyces mirabilis DNA encoding:
- a CDS encoding ATP-binding protein, coding for MQGDTRAQEPVTVRTFTQLFSCTPRGARLARRLVANRMDVWGFAYDSEASEDVSLVVAELAANAVRHGSVRGRSFRVRLVLRDGVVRVEVADGRTERLPVLREPDGEGGRGLVLVAALAERWGVEPRIGTAHKVVWAELRVSLGG
- a CDS encoding helix-turn-helix domain-containing protein, translated to MTNSTTNEPEPSDGLKTFGLVHKACRKRAGLTQEEFAPLVGYQPSTVASIEQGRRLPPRAYVERAEEVLDAFGVLRAAAKYATRQPGLASWFREWAELEEQAISLYTFENRLVPGLLQTEGYARTLFNERVPVLTDTQIEAQIAARADRQRLLAERPNTAFGFIVEEYVVQRGTGGSEATRELIEHVLAVTELRNVEVQLMPLTRHVHAGLNGPMQLLETPENEWLGYCEGQESGQLIANQKTISVLHMRYAKLRSQALAPDDSRSLLERMRGAL
- a CDS encoding DUF397 domain-containing protein codes for the protein MSITELTWFKSSYSGDSSGDCVEVATCPTTIHIRDSKHTPGPQLALSPTTWTEFVEFAAGEGVDRSR
- a CDS encoding MFS transporter, with protein sequence MTGSLDLCTARRRYVMACVLFWLPAGMSTAPLILLFTERGMTMAAIAGFFAAHSLTAAALELPTGGLSDVLGRRAVLAAAGLLNLTALTLQALGTTAWVLTLGMVLMGTARALSSGPAEAWYVDTVHAHAGPDAELRTGLARGGFATSAALATGTLIGGALPWLLGLGPDLGARLSEATSGLVLPLSVPLLLGAAVEVVFVLYVLAALRELPRAKATLRGVLQGIPATVVGGLRLGARDVLVRRVFLSAGAVGCALAALELLTPGRAAALTGASESGAVLYAVIACLGFVSSGVGSHLAPLTARLSGSGERAVMVSLGAGASGLLLLGATAVSTAPFATVLAAGGYALVYLGIGAGAPSENELLHRRVPSAGRATALSVQSLALQLVAALSGLVVGVLPSGPLPWLLGGTALAAGAALWIQRDRSTPSPAANSTNSVQVVGERAS
- a CDS encoding ArsR/SmtB family transcription factor, with product MVSDEHKRVLDPERDAGALKALTHPLRIRLLGMLRQDGPATASELAVRTGESSASTSYHLRVLAKYAFVAEAAHRDGRERRWQAVHSVTSWSNKAMEASPASRDFLSLSRRRQIEHLEASLVRYEEDVAEGRLGPEWPEVAGITDLMPRLTPESLAELSEAIDRKLEELAARDAEDPRAERVVFVAAGLPVAPREPGTAEPVAEGSGTEDGAGS
- a CDS encoding alanine racemase; its protein translation is MFEQLPGGLVTPALVVDADVLDRNIARMAEAARTGSFALRPHAKSHKCAEIAGRQLRAGARGLSVATLSEAEAFAAAGVDDLFIAYPLWPDESRARRLRGLADVVALRVGVDSVEAARRLGDAVRGSDRAVEVLVEVDCGTARTGVPAADAGRVARAASDAGLSVLGAFTFPGHGYGHDPDARERAARDEERALAEAAEALRELGLEPRVLSGGSTPTAGRWRPGPVDELRPGVYVFNDAQQLAMGCCGVDDLALAAASTVISVPAPDRFVLDAGSKVLGADRSAWVTGHGYLPRYPEATITALWEHHAVVHLPEGVPAPRLGAVLAVVPNHVCQPVNLADELVIARQGVEVDRWRVAARGANI